In a genomic window of Helianthus annuus cultivar XRQ/B chromosome 10, HanXRQr2.0-SUNRISE, whole genome shotgun sequence:
- the LOC110880714 gene encoding uncharacterized protein LOC110880714, protein MVERLCAFNKEDEMRRSARPNNRKRKKFSPYRPKSWMEQPITFPAIYTHNYQGPFVITATIADYSVSMIHIDEGSASEILFESFFDQMDEEIRENLTKGPCPLVRFSGAMVRPLGQIRLPVIIGEEGRSRTLDMTFSVVRAGVSPNVIIGRLGIRALHAVVSSIHGAMKFPTPNGIATILSGE, encoded by the exons ATGGTAGAGAGGCTATGCGCTTTTAACAAAGAAGACGAGATGCGACGCTCAGCGCGTCCCAATAACCGGAAGCGAAA GAAGTTCTCACCGTACCGCCCCAAATCATGGATGGAACAACCAATAACCTTTCCCGCGATTTATACGCATAACTACCAAGGTCCTTTTGTCATTACGGCTACCATAGCCGATTATAGCGTTTCCATGATCCATATAGATGAAGGAAGCGCCTCAGAGATCCTGTTTGAAAGTTTCTTCGATCAGATGGATGAAGAGATCCGTGAGAATCTGACCAAGGGCCCATGCCCGTTGGTCAGATTCTCTGGAGCGATGGTGAGACCACTAGGACAGATCCGGCTGCCCGTCATCATAGGTGAGGAAGGAAGATCCCGGACACTGGATATGACCTTTTCGGTTGTTCGGGCTGGTGTTTCACCAAATGTCATTATTGGACGTTTGGGGATCAGGGCCTTGCACGCGGTAGTGTCTAGTATTCATGGAGCAATGAAGTTTCCTACTCCGAATGGAATCGCAACTATCTTGTCCGGAGAATAG